Proteins from a genomic interval of Streptococcus sp. D7B5:
- the secA2 gene encoding accessory Sec system translocase SecA2, with translation MFNRLYQERQLRKVKKLLSQINSLKEEMAALSDEEMAAKTEEFRQRLAQGETLEELLVEAYALVREADKRILGLFPYDVQVMGAIVIHQGNVAEMNTGEGKTLTATMPLYLNALTGKGSMLVTTNDYLARRDASEMGPVYQFLGLTVGLPFSDDPKEDLTAEEKRKIYTSDIVYTTNSVLGFDYLNDNLASTREGKFLPPFNYVIIDEIDDILLDSAQTPLIIAGSPRVQSNYYGMIDTLVTTLVEGEDYIYKEEKDQVWLTRKGAQTVEGFLGIDHLYKEEYASYVRHLVYALRAHTLFTKDKDYLIRGQEMVLLDKGTGRLMEMTKLQGGLHQAIEAKEHVKLSPETRAMASITYQSLFKMFRKISGMTGTGKVAEKEFFETYNMAVIRIPTNRPLRRIDHPDNLYVTLPEKVYASLEAIKTYHAKGNPLLIFVGSVEMSQLYSSLLLREGISHNVLNANHAAREAQIIAESGQMGAVTVATSMAGRGTDIKLGPRVAELGGLIVIGTERMESRRIDLQIRGRSGRQGDPGMSQFFVSLEDDVIKKFGPSWVHDLYQDYQVEDISKPILLKARKYRNLVRKAQEASDSASRSARRQTLEYAESVNIQRQMVYKERDRLLDGSRDLEHILEDILADYIKQISEKAYSSLQELFHFIVTNISFGMRELPADLDLADADQIRELLEEIISKEIAAKKEVLQPHQLYDSFLRISMLKAIDDNWVEQVDYLQQLSLAIGNQSASQKNPIVEYYQEAYAGFETMKQQIRTDMVRNLLMGIVEVTPKGEILTHFP, from the coding sequence GTGTTTAATCGTTTGTATCAGGAAAGACAACTGAGAAAGGTCAAGAAACTTTTAAGCCAAATCAATTCCCTCAAAGAAGAGATGGCAGCCCTCAGTGATGAGGAAATGGCTGCAAAGACAGAGGAGTTTCGCCAGCGTCTTGCCCAGGGAGAAACCTTGGAGGAGCTATTGGTAGAAGCTTATGCCCTTGTTCGTGAAGCGGATAAACGTATCTTGGGTCTCTTTCCCTATGATGTGCAAGTCATGGGAGCCATCGTGATCCACCAAGGAAATGTGGCTGAGATGAATACAGGTGAAGGCAAGACCTTGACTGCAACCATGCCCCTCTACCTCAATGCCTTAACGGGTAAAGGCAGCATGCTGGTCACGACCAATGACTATCTGGCTAGACGGGATGCAAGCGAAATGGGCCCAGTCTACCAATTTTTAGGTCTAACTGTCGGTCTGCCCTTTTCAGATGATCCAAAAGAGGACTTGACTGCCGAAGAGAAAAGAAAGATCTACACATCAGACATCGTCTACACGACCAATAGTGTACTGGGATTTGACTATCTCAATGACAATCTTGCCTCCACTCGTGAGGGGAAATTCCTGCCTCCCTTTAACTATGTTATCATCGATGAAATCGATGACATTCTACTCGATAGTGCCCAAACTCCCTTGATTATCGCAGGTTCTCCCCGCGTCCAGTCTAACTATTATGGGATGATTGATACCCTAGTGACGACCTTGGTTGAGGGAGAGGACTACATCTACAAGGAAGAAAAAGACCAGGTTTGGTTAACCCGAAAGGGGGCCCAGACGGTCGAAGGTTTCTTAGGAATCGACCATCTCTACAAGGAAGAGTATGCAAGTTATGTTCGGCATCTGGTCTATGCTCTCAGAGCCCATACGCTCTTTACCAAGGACAAGGACTACCTGATTCGAGGGCAAGAAATGGTCTTGTTAGACAAAGGAACAGGGCGTTTGATGGAAATGACCAAGCTTCAAGGTGGTCTCCATCAAGCCATCGAAGCCAAGGAACATGTGAAACTTTCTCCTGAAACCAGAGCCATGGCTTCAATCACCTACCAGAGTCTCTTTAAGATGTTTCGCAAAATCTCAGGTATGACAGGAACGGGAAAGGTGGCAGAAAAAGAATTTTTCGAAACCTACAATATGGCCGTCATTCGCATCCCAACCAATCGCCCACTTAGGCGAATTGACCATCCAGACAATCTCTATGTTACCCTCCCTGAGAAGGTGTATGCCTCTCTGGAAGCTATCAAGACCTATCACGCCAAAGGCAACCCACTCCTGATCTTTGTCGGATCTGTTGAAATGTCCCAGCTATACTCATCCTTGCTTTTGCGAGAGGGGATTTCCCACAATGTCCTCAATGCCAATCATGCGGCGCGTGAAGCCCAGATCATCGCAGAGTCTGGACAGATGGGAGCCGTGACCGTTGCGACTTCTATGGCAGGTCGCGGGACAGATATCAAGCTCGGTCCAAGGGTAGCAGAATTGGGTGGTTTGATTGTGATTGGTACCGAGCGAATGGAGAGCCGACGAATTGACCTGCAAATCAGAGGTCGTTCCGGCCGCCAGGGCGATCCAGGTATGTCTCAATTTTTCGTGTCGCTTGAAGATGATGTGATTAAAAAGTTCGGGCCGTCTTGGGTTCACGACCTGTATCAAGACTACCAAGTGGAAGATATTAGCAAACCCATCCTACTTAAGGCTCGCAAGTACCGCAATCTCGTTAGAAAAGCCCAAGAGGCTAGTGATAGTGCCAGTCGCTCTGCACGCAGACAAACCTTAGAGTATGCGGAAAGCGTCAATATTCAGCGTCAGATGGTCTACAAAGAAAGAGATCGCTTGCTAGATGGGAGTCGTGATTTAGAGCATATCCTTGAGGATATACTGGCAGACTATATCAAACAAATCTCAGAAAAAGCCTATAGCAGCCTCCAAGAACTCTTTCACTTCATCGTGACCAATATTAGCTTTGGGATGAGAGAATTACCAGCTGATTTGGATTTAGCTGATGCAGATCAGATTCGGGAGTTACTAGAGGAAATAATATCCAAGGAAATCGCAGCTAAAAAGGAAGTCCTCCAACCTCACCAGCTCTATGATTCTTTTCTGAGAATATCCATGCTTAAAGCTATTGATGACAACTGGGTTGAGCAAGTCGACTATCTCCAACAGCTCAGTCTAGCAATCGGAAATCAGTCTGCTTCTCAAAAGAACCCTATCGTAGAGTATTATCAGGAGGCCTATGCTGGTTTTGAAACCATGAAGCAACAAATCCGTACAGATATGGTACGCAATCTTCTCATGGGGATTGTGGAAGTAACGCCCAAAGGTGAAATTCTCACCCATTTTCCATAA
- the asp3 gene encoding accessory Sec system protein Asp3, whose translation MIIIKREDIRWGEMGATYLYGSQITYHADGHVTLKNPLLASGETLKTWFSSVNYQATRSQPSLPLLKKNHTYRLSMKVQVQPVNGLYIKLTFLNRYEEIIEEKIERQFSFSFTYPETAYTYRLSLISAGFEALDFVSFSIEEDDGV comes from the coding sequence ATGATTATCATCAAGAGAGAGGATATTAGGTGGGGTGAGATGGGAGCCACTTATCTTTATGGTAGCCAGATCACCTATCATGCAGACGGTCATGTTACCCTGAAAAATCCTTTGCTGGCTTCAGGTGAAACCCTTAAAACCTGGTTTTCTAGTGTCAATTACCAGGCTACTAGAAGTCAACCTAGCCTCCCTCTTCTTAAGAAAAATCACACCTATCGTCTATCCATGAAGGTGCAGGTTCAACCAGTCAATGGACTTTATATCAAACTCACTTTTTTAAACCGTTATGAGGAAATCATCGAGGAGAAGATTGAAAGACAATTTTCTTTTAGCTTCACCTATCCTGAAACGGCCTACACCTATCGCCTTTCCTTGATTAGTGCAGGTTTTGAGGCTCTTGACTTTGTTTCGTTTTCTATTGAGGAGGATGATGGTGTTTAA
- a CDS encoding glycosyltransferase has translation MKKTIVLAGDYAYIRQIETALKSLCYHNSHVKVYIFNQDIPQEWFRALRPIVEQMGGKLVDVKMLGAQFQMNWSNKLPHINHMTFARYFIPDFVEEDKVLYLDSDLVVTADLTALFEMDLGENYLAAAPSCFGVGVGFNAGVLLINNKKWRSEAVRKKLVELTEREHQHVSEGDQSILNMLFHDSYASLDQNYNFQIGFDSGAASHGHEFIFQIPLEPLPAILHFLSQDKPWNTHSVGRLREVWWHYHLMEWSAITEKWRQAGIDYPVTVYQPVMTCVNLTNSWHLEKIDYLVQALPEVHFYIAAYTTMAPELMLLSRFENVTLYPNTFPLLVEKLIQQTDVYLDINHDNKLSVVYDYVSRFEKPILTFDNTQSRELPESAYAGIFSAERPEEMVAALTAYLDEKAHEN, from the coding sequence ATGAAAAAAACAATTGTTCTCGCAGGAGATTATGCCTATATCCGCCAGATTGAAACAGCGCTCAAGTCTCTCTGCTATCATAATAGTCATGTCAAGGTCTATATCTTTAACCAGGATATTCCCCAGGAGTGGTTCCGTGCTCTCAGACCGATAGTAGAGCAAATGGGCGGTAAGTTAGTGGATGTCAAGATGCTTGGCGCCCAGTTTCAGATGAACTGGAGTAACAAATTGCCCCATATCAATCACATGACCTTTGCCCGTTATTTTATCCCTGATTTTGTCGAAGAGGATAAGGTTCTATACTTGGACAGTGATTTGGTTGTGACGGCTGATCTGACGGCTCTCTTTGAAATGGACTTGGGAGAAAACTACCTGGCTGCTGCGCCATCTTGTTTTGGAGTTGGGGTTGGCTTTAATGCAGGTGTTCTCTTGATAAACAACAAAAAGTGGCGGTCAGAAGCTGTAAGAAAAAAACTTGTTGAGCTGACGGAACGGGAACACCAACATGTGAGTGAGGGAGACCAGTCCATCCTCAATATGCTCTTTCATGACAGCTATGCTTCTCTGGATCAAAACTATAATTTCCAGATTGGTTTTGACAGTGGGGCTGCCTCACATGGACATGAATTTATCTTCCAGATTCCTTTGGAGCCTCTGCCAGCCATCTTGCATTTCCTCTCTCAGGACAAACCTTGGAATACTCATTCGGTTGGGCGTTTGCGTGAGGTTTGGTGGCACTATCATCTGATGGAGTGGTCTGCTATTACTGAAAAATGGCGTCAGGCCGGAATTGACTATCCAGTCACAGTCTATCAGCCAGTTATGACTTGTGTTAATTTGACCAATTCTTGGCATCTTGAGAAAATCGACTATCTGGTTCAAGCCTTGCCAGAGGTGCATTTCTACATCGCAGCCTATACGACGATGGCACCTGAACTCATGCTCTTGTCACGTTTTGAAAATGTGACCCTCTATCCCAACACCTTCCCCCTCTTGGTCGAGAAACTGATCCAGCAGACAGATGTCTACCTAGATATTAACCACGATAACAAGTTGAGTGTTGTTTATGACTATGTTTCACGCTTTGAGAAACCGATCTTGACTTTTGACAATACCCAGTCGCGAGAACTACCTGAAAGTGCCTATGCGGGTATTTTCTCAGCAGAAAGACCGGAAGAAATGGTAGCAGCTCTGACAGCTTATCTGGACGAGAAAGCTCACGAAAACTGA
- the asp1 gene encoding accessory Sec system protein Asp1: protein MYYFIPAWYGKERPWHADLTPWYFSHFKLEFDDTFNQIRLMQRQGIPAQVLLLSYQPHLRYFLHRQGILEAPVYSLFDELQDFHEIRPQVLQLRDIEWEEDCEFVYSPFTILVLKDGKPYAQVEHGIEGFISTIQYFKEDGLLSANYLMDDRGLDSSVIYYEEGQAIYQDYLNPKGIWQFREHLQDDGRIEVNPIFAFRFQKEAYRDMGELIAEFFEKKIAHLPEEGTTYFLPACDQHNTFLLERLPRQSTKVLSLFIGRNPQEQLPQLASLLDKVDLVLVDREDTLRLAQFAFPNQSEKFRHLSPFDTRLELGKSQTRKESLIYYQLDFEQGIEDQALYQVLHFLSENKDTELVFGTFAASQEEMKQLETRVAEMVSEQFQDQELEKEVDYQGAENPLEDNRHQSKRYSFVNMKDESELIKQLEFVRLIVDLNRQPLLYTQIAGISAGIPQINRVKTEYVSHQKNGYLLENIADFAQAAHYYLDSLQVWNDALIHSIEKIKEHTGEQFLIKLEKWLEEVTHGKEV from the coding sequence ATGTATTACTTTATCCCAGCCTGGTATGGCAAGGAGCGTCCCTGGCATGCTGATTTGACACCCTGGTATTTTTCTCATTTCAAGCTAGAATTTGATGACACCTTTAATCAGATTCGCCTGATGCAACGCCAAGGAATCCCTGCACAGGTCCTCCTTTTGTCCTATCAGCCTCATTTGCGCTATTTTCTCCATCGCCAAGGTATTTTAGAAGCACCGGTTTATTCCTTATTTGATGAATTGCAGGATTTTCATGAGATTCGACCACAGGTCTTGCAACTAAGAGATATTGAGTGGGAAGAGGACTGCGAGTTTGTTTACAGTCCCTTTACCATTCTGGTGCTGAAGGATGGCAAGCCCTATGCTCAGGTAGAGCATGGGATAGAAGGTTTTATCAGTACGATTCAGTATTTCAAGGAAGATGGGCTCTTGTCTGCTAATTACCTGATGGATGATCGGGGGCTGGATTCCAGTGTGATTTACTATGAAGAGGGTCAGGCGATTTACCAAGACTATCTCAATCCCAAGGGAATTTGGCAGTTTAGAGAGCATTTGCAAGATGATGGCCGTATCGAGGTCAATCCTATCTTTGCTTTTCGCTTCCAAAAAGAGGCCTACCGAGATATGGGAGAATTGATTGCGGAGTTTTTTGAGAAGAAAATAGCTCACCTTCCCGAGGAAGGAACGACCTATTTTCTGCCTGCGTGTGACCAGCATAATACTTTCCTTTTAGAACGATTGCCCCGTCAAAGTACCAAGGTTCTCAGCCTTTTTATCGGACGAAATCCTCAAGAGCAGTTACCCCAACTGGCAAGTCTGCTGGATAAGGTGGACCTTGTTCTAGTCGACAGAGAGGACACCTTGCGCTTGGCACAATTTGCCTTTCCAAATCAATCAGAGAAGTTTCGTCATTTATCACCTTTTGATACCCGCTTGGAGCTGGGAAAGAGTCAGACTCGGAAGGAGTCGCTCATCTACTATCAACTGGACTTTGAGCAGGGGATAGAGGACCAAGCGCTCTATCAGGTCTTGCATTTCCTTTCTGAAAACAAGGATACGGAGCTGGTCTTTGGAACCTTTGCTGCTAGTCAAGAAGAAATGAAACAACTGGAAACACGAGTTGCTGAGATGGTCTCAGAGCAGTTTCAAGACCAGGAACTGGAGAAGGAAGTTGATTACCAAGGAGCTGAAAATCCGCTTGAGGACAATCGCCATCAGAGCAAGCGCTATTCGTTTGTCAATATGAAGGATGAATCGGAGTTAATCAAGCAGCTGGAATTTGTTCGTTTGATTGTCGATTTGAACAGGCAGCCTCTTCTTTATACCCAGATAGCGGGGATTAGTGCTGGTATCCCTCAAATCAATAGGGTCAAAACAGAGTATGTCAGCCATCAGAAGAATGGCTATCTGTTGGAAAATATAGCTGATTTTGCGCAAGCTGCCCATTACTATCTCGATAGTCTGCAGGTGTGGAATGATGCTTTAATCCATTCCATTGAAAAGATAAAGGAACACACTGGGGAGCAATTCCTAATCAAGCTAGAAAAGTGGTTGGAGGAGGTGACTCATGGAAAAGAAGTATAA
- the secY2 gene encoding accessory Sec system protein translocase subunit SecY2, which produces MKEFRSSIAVKKGMRTLFLLFIYVLGSRLALPFVDLNSRDFLGGSAAYLDFSVALTGGNLRSLSLFSIGLSPWMSAMILWQMFSFSKKLGLNSVSSEVQDRRKMYLTLGIALIQALALTTNLPVQAPYNPFLVFLLNTSLLVAGTFFLVWLSDINASIGVGGPIVILLASMVASLPQDIIQSVQVHKISPWLLFLLLILGVLFTYLVVLFYRARYRIPINKIGLHSRFKRYSYLEIMLNPAGGMPYMYVMSLMGLPSYLLLLLQHLDKGNPLYPAILEQYAMGKPLWIYAYILILFVFSIAFAFVNVSGQQIADRMKQSGDYIYGVYPGEDTSRFINRLVLRFALIGAVFNVTLAGLPILFVLKDESLLKVSMIPGLFLILSGMLFTIHDELQALRLNERYRPLF; this is translated from the coding sequence GTGAAAGAATTTCGTTCATCGATAGCAGTAAAAAAAGGGATGCGCACCCTATTTTTGCTCTTTATTTATGTGCTCGGGAGTCGTCTGGCTCTTCCTTTTGTTGATCTCAATAGTCGGGATTTTCTCGGAGGAAGCGCAGCCTATCTGGACTTTTCAGTAGCCCTGACTGGTGGAAATCTTCGCAGTCTCTCTCTCTTTTCCATCGGGCTTTCACCTTGGATGTCAGCTATGATCTTGTGGCAGATGTTTTCCTTTTCAAAGAAACTGGGCTTAAACTCGGTTTCTTCGGAAGTCCAGGATAGACGGAAAATGTACTTGACGTTAGGGATTGCCTTGATTCAGGCCTTGGCCTTGACGACAAACCTTCCTGTCCAAGCTCCCTACAATCCCTTCTTGGTCTTTCTCCTCAATACCAGCCTTTTGGTTGCGGGGACCTTCTTCTTAGTTTGGCTGTCTGACATCAATGCGTCTATCGGAGTTGGAGGCCCAATCGTCATTTTATTGGCGAGTATGGTGGCTTCACTCCCTCAGGACATCATCCAATCGGTCCAAGTTCATAAGATCTCTCCTTGGCTGCTTTTCCTGTTACTGATACTTGGAGTCCTCTTTACCTATCTAGTCGTTCTCTTTTACCGAGCTAGATACCGCATCCCTATCAATAAAATAGGCCTTCATTCTCGCTTTAAACGCTATTCCTATCTGGAAATCATGCTCAATCCTGCTGGTGGCATGCCTTATATGTATGTGATGAGTCTCATGGGCTTACCTTCTTATCTCTTGCTCTTGCTTCAACATCTGGATAAGGGCAATCCGCTCTACCCTGCCATACTGGAGCAGTATGCGATGGGGAAACCCTTGTGGATATACGCTTATATCCTTATCCTCTTTGTCTTTAGCATTGCCTTTGCCTTTGTCAATGTGAGTGGACAACAGATCGCAGATCGGATGAAGCAATCAGGAGATTACATCTATGGGGTCTATCCGGGTGAGGATACCAGTCGCTTTATTAACCGTTTGGTTCTACGATTTGCTCTGATAGGTGCAGTCTTTAACGTTACCTTGGCTGGACTTCCGATCTTGTTTGTCTTGAAGGATGAGAGTTTGTTAAAAGTCAGCATGATTCCCGGACTCTTTTTAATTTTGAGTGGTATGCTCTTTACGATTCACGACGAATTGCAAGCGCTCCGACTAAATGAAAGGTATCGGCCACTATTCTAG
- the gtfA gene encoding accessory Sec system glycosyltransferase GtfA: MTIYNINLGIGWASSGVEYAQAYRAGIFRSLDLASKFIFTDLILADNIQHLTANIGFADDQVIWLYNHFTDIKLAPTSVTVDEVLASFGGLESHREQDGKVLRVYFSDEDKFVTCYLVDSTKNLVQHAEYVFGGNLIRKDYFSYTRYCTEYFAPKDQVARLYQRTFFNEDGSTAYDILLTEGQEEVYRFKDRILYGKPALMRYFMQSLNLSKSDLVILDRETGIGQAVFEEAQKAHLAVVVHAEHYSENASNEDYLLWNNYYEYQFTNADKVDCFIVSTDRQKEVLEGQFAQYSQHRPRIVTIPVGSIDQLTEPARERKPFSLITASRLAKEKHIDWLVKAVIQAHQVLPELTFDIYGSGGEESLLREIIRAHQAENYIQLKGHADLSQIYPQYEVYLTASTSEGFGLTLMEAVGSGLPLIGFDVPYGNQTFIQDGQNGYLIPSSDDHVETAIKRAFAEKICQLYQENHLPAMRTASYDLARGFLTDKVRDKWKKTIEEVLHDSTI; the protein is encoded by the coding sequence ATGACAATTTACAATATAAATCTAGGAATCGGTTGGGCAAGTAGTGGTGTCGAATATGCCCAGGCCTACCGAGCAGGGATTTTTAGAAGTTTAGACCTAGCATCTAAGTTTATCTTTACCGACTTGATTTTGGCAGACAATATCCAGCATTTAACGGCCAATATCGGCTTTGCGGATGATCAGGTAATCTGGCTTTACAATCATTTTACAGATATCAAGCTAGCTCCGACCAGTGTTACAGTTGACGAGGTCTTGGCCTCTTTTGGTGGCCTTGAGAGTCATAGGGAGCAGGATGGCAAGGTCTTGCGTGTCTACTTTTCAGACGAGGACAAGTTTGTGACCTGCTACTTGGTAGACTCAACTAAGAATCTGGTGCAGCATGCAGAGTATGTGTTTGGGGGTAACTTGATTCGCAAGGATTATTTCTCCTACACGCGTTACTGTACAGAATATTTCGCGCCCAAAGACCAAGTGGCTAGGCTCTATCAACGAACCTTTTTCAATGAAGATGGCAGCACTGCTTACGATATCTTGCTGACTGAAGGACAGGAAGAGGTCTATCGATTTAAAGACCGGATCTTGTATGGCAAGCCAGCTCTTATGCGCTATTTTATGCAAAGTTTGAACTTGAGCAAGTCTGATTTGGTCATCTTGGATAGGGAGACAGGGATTGGTCAGGCTGTTTTTGAAGAAGCACAAAAGGCCCATCTAGCAGTTGTCGTTCACGCAGAGCACTATAGTGAGAATGCTAGCAACGAAGACTACCTCCTTTGGAACAACTACTATGAGTATCAATTTACAAACGCGGACAAGGTCGATTGTTTTATCGTATCCACGGATCGGCAGAAGGAAGTTCTCGAAGGCCAATTTGCCCAGTACAGTCAGCATCGTCCACGAATCGTCACGATTCCAGTTGGGAGCATTGATCAGCTGACCGAGCCTGCTAGGGAACGCAAACCCTTTTCTCTCATTACCGCTTCGCGTCTGGCCAAGGAAAAACACATTGACTGGCTTGTCAAGGCGGTTATCCAGGCGCATCAAGTCCTTCCAGAGCTTACCTTTGACATTTATGGCAGTGGGGGCGAGGAATCCCTTTTAAGGGAAATCATCAGGGCTCACCAAGCGGAGAACTATATCCAGCTCAAGGGACATGCAGACCTATCTCAGATCTATCCCCAGTACGAAGTCTATTTGACAGCTTCAACCAGCGAAGGGTTTGGTCTGACCTTGATGGAGGCAGTTGGTTCAGGCTTGCCCCTGATTGGTTTTGATGTACCCTATGGCAACCAGACCTTTATCCAGGACGGTCAAAATGGCTACTTGATCCCAAGTTCGGATGACCATGTAGAAACGGCGATTAAAAGGGCCTTTGCAGAAAAGATCTGCCAGCTCTATCAGGAAAATCATTTGCCAGCTATGCGAACAGCATCTTATGACCTAGCGAGAGGATTTTTAACAGACAAAGTAAGGGACAAGTGGAAGAAAACGATAGAGGAGGTCCTGCATGATTCAACTATTTGA
- the asp2 gene encoding accessory Sec system protein Asp2: MEKKYKILQIGPEDWRDTLALPAQLDWYHVPPNTPSAIQKIMDENDLEHFHAVILTDEAYLVDLLPFASSLEPYTVFYPEQFASQDESLQNLIKQHCMQAMDLSDRQGFVRDLSTSLFEGGYGDKMSPATIRIHPSFQGSVSYQGFEHLKLEGDFGKTYTQLASWAYNQTVQAHSPIELWLEYEKTGPVELRLRLRKIPAGSISEIRQDILLEEADFASAIIVEQDYDAYLSISLEARGQGKVNIGNLHQRWSRKQFGKFVLGGNILHDKKREEINYFFHPGDFKPPLAVYFSGYRPAEGFEGYWMMKNLRCPFLLFSDPRLEGGAFYLGTEELEDKIQATIQHYLDYLGLDRSDLLLSGLSMGTFPALYYGAYFEPKGIVVGKPLTNLGTIAQRGRLEAPGVFPTSFDVLHLQTGGVSQKDMKDLDQRFWTRFKQADFSQTTFGLSYMKDEDMDSSAYDQLVETLCQTGAKILSKGTAGRHNDDTGTNVAWFIHFYKMILEEYGRGET; this comes from the coding sequence ATGGAAAAGAAGTATAAGATCTTGCAAATCGGTCCAGAGGATTGGCGAGATACACTTGCCCTACCAGCCCAACTAGACTGGTATCATGTTCCTCCCAACACACCATCTGCCATCCAGAAAATCATGGATGAGAATGACCTAGAACACTTTCATGCTGTCATTCTCACGGATGAGGCTTATCTAGTAGATTTGTTGCCTTTTGCATCTAGCTTGGAACCCTATACGGTTTTCTATCCAGAACAGTTTGCAAGTCAGGATGAAAGTCTTCAAAACCTCATCAAACAGCACTGCATGCAAGCGATGGACCTGTCAGACAGACAGGGCTTTGTTCGAGACCTCTCCACCTCCCTCTTTGAAGGTGGTTATGGGGACAAGATGAGTCCAGCTACGATAAGGATTCACCCGAGTTTTCAAGGATCTGTCTCCTATCAAGGGTTTGAGCATCTGAAGTTAGAAGGGGATTTTGGCAAGACCTATACCCAGCTAGCCTCTTGGGCCTACAATCAGACCGTCCAAGCCCATTCGCCAATCGAACTCTGGCTCGAATATGAAAAAACTGGACCCGTGGAATTGCGTCTGCGTTTGCGAAAGATCCCAGCGGGATCCATCTCAGAGATTAGACAGGACATTCTCCTTGAGGAAGCAGACTTTGCCTCAGCAATCATAGTGGAGCAAGACTATGATGCTTATCTGAGCATTTCTCTTGAAGCGCGTGGCCAGGGAAAGGTCAACATCGGCAATCTCCACCAACGCTGGAGCCGGAAACAGTTTGGAAAGTTTGTTCTCGGAGGCAATATCCTGCATGACAAAAAACGTGAGGAAATCAACTATTTCTTTCACCCGGGAGATTTCAAGCCACCTCTAGCAGTCTATTTCTCAGGTTACCGTCCGGCGGAAGGTTTTGAGGGTTACTGGATGATGAAGAATCTCAGATGCCCTTTTCTCCTCTTTTCGGACCCTCGATTAGAAGGAGGAGCCTTTTACCTAGGAACTGAGGAATTAGAAGATAAAATTCAAGCAACCATCCAACACTATCTAGACTATCTAGGCTTGGATAGAAGTGACTTGCTCCTATCTGGGCTGTCAATGGGAACCTTCCCAGCCCTCTACTACGGAGCCTACTTTGAACCCAAGGGGATTGTAGTCGGAAAACCCTTGACCAATCTAGGAACCATCGCACAGCGGGGCCGACTAGAGGCGCCAGGAGTCTTTCCGACTAGCTTTGATGTCTTGCACCTTCAGACAGGAGGAGTGAGCCAGAAAGACATGAAGGACTTGGATCAACGTTTTTGGACCCGATTTAAACAAGCTGATTTTTCCCAGACGACCTTCGGCCTTTCTTACATGAAGGACGAGGATATGGATAGTAGTGCCTATGACCAGCTAGTGGAGACACTTTGTCAGACAGGAGCCAAGATTTTGTCCAAAGGAACCGCAGGTCGACACAATGATGATACAGGAACAAACGTTGCCTGGTTTATTCATTTTTACAAGATGATACTAGAAGAATACGGAAGAGGTGAGACATGA